The Qipengyuania pelagi genome includes a window with the following:
- a CDS encoding glycoside hydrolase family 25 protein — MARASRRRPGRTGARRTRSSRKGGTSRFAHALAVLVLLAVIAGAWGWWEARSWRPDEAEWPDQGALVGARDGAVAFATLSGLGANFVYLEASEGARTQDRAFPDNVDAARQAGLQVGAVHIFDPCVAADGQSANFVTMVPRDADMLPPVLALERTSEDCPERVSRAAIQSELMTLVNQIEAHAGQPLILKISPQFEERYGIAARIERNLWLERDWFEPDYGGRPWLLWTANGELQTEAAEGPLRWVVVRP, encoded by the coding sequence ATGGCGCGCGCATCTCGCAGGCGGCCCGGCCGTACCGGGGCCAGACGCACTCGCTCCAGCCGCAAGGGGGGCACGAGCCGCTTCGCCCACGCGCTCGCGGTGCTTGTGCTGCTGGCGGTAATCGCCGGAGCGTGGGGCTGGTGGGAAGCGCGCAGCTGGCGCCCGGACGAGGCGGAATGGCCCGACCAGGGCGCCTTGGTCGGCGCGCGGGACGGGGCAGTTGCCTTCGCGACGTTGAGCGGGCTGGGCGCGAATTTCGTCTATCTCGAAGCGAGCGAGGGCGCCCGCACCCAGGATCGCGCCTTTCCCGACAATGTCGATGCGGCACGGCAGGCCGGCCTGCAGGTGGGGGCAGTCCACATATTCGACCCCTGCGTGGCAGCCGACGGGCAATCGGCCAATTTCGTCACCATGGTGCCGCGCGATGCCGACATGCTGCCCCCTGTGCTCGCATTGGAGCGGACCTCGGAAGATTGCCCCGAACGCGTCAGCCGCGCCGCGATCCAGAGCGAGCTGATGACGCTGGTCAACCAGATCGAGGCTCATGCGGGACAGCCCCTGATCCTGAAGATTTCGCCGCAATTCGAGGAGCGATACGGAATCGCCGCGCGGATCGAGCGCAATCTGTGGCTGGAGCGGGACTGGTTCGAACCCGATTATGGCGGTCGGCCCTGGCTGTTATGGACCGCCAATGGCGAATTGCAGACCGAGGCGGCGGAAGGTCCGCTGCGCTGGGTGGTCGTGCGCCCCTGA
- a CDS encoding UPF0262 family protein, which yields MADSMPPPPTPPGADFRIASIELDEDTIIWRNADIEQERRVAIFDLIEENTFKPLRAAERGALGPYDLTLAVQDGRLALTIAQEGGEVSEQLVLGLARFRRPIRDYFAICDSYYQAIRKATAAEIETIDMARRGVHNRAAELLMERLEGKIDTDFATARRLFTLICVLHIKG from the coding sequence ATGGCCGACTCAATGCCTCCTCCCCCGACCCCGCCCGGCGCGGACTTCAGGATCGCCTCGATCGAACTGGACGAGGATACGATTATCTGGCGCAATGCCGATATCGAGCAGGAGCGCCGTGTCGCGATCTTCGACCTGATCGAGGAAAACACCTTCAAACCGCTGCGCGCGGCGGAGCGTGGGGCGCTGGGCCCCTACGATCTGACGCTCGCCGTGCAGGACGGGCGGCTGGCGCTGACCATCGCGCAGGAGGGCGGTGAGGTCAGCGAACAATTGGTCCTCGGCCTGGCGCGCTTCCGTCGGCCGATCCGCGATTATTTCGCGATTTGCGACAGCTATTACCAAGCGATCCGCAAGGCCACCGCTGCCGAGATCGAGACCATCGACATGGCCCGGCGCGGCGTACACAATCGTGCCGCCGAGCTTTTGATGGAGCGGCTGGAAGGCAAGATAGACACCGATTTCGCCACCGCGCGGCGGCTCTTCACGCTCATCTGCGTCCTCCACATCAAGGGCTGA